The DNA region TCTTGCAACCTGTCATTGCGAAGCCAGTGCGCACACTGGCTGTGGCAATCCGTACTCTCCGCGAACTCTGAAACCTACAATATATTCCGCAGCGAAAGCCCCTGGTTTTCACCCAGGATGGCCAAACGGGCGGAGAGCTCTGCCATGTCCGCGGGCAGCTCCGCGTCATCCTCCAGCGCCGCAAAGGCGCTGCACCGGCGCAGCAGGGTCTCCACCTCGTCCAGCTCCTGGTGCTCGGCCAGCATGTGCAGCCGATTCTGTTTTTCCTGCCACTGGTCGTTGAGGTCAGCCAAAATGTCCTGTGCCTGCCCCCAGTCCGACCGCTTCACCGCGCTCTCCGCCAGGGAAAGCTGCGCCTGCCATGCCTGGGCATAGTGCCGTATGCTGCTGCCCCCGTACAGCGACAGGAGAAATGTTACCAGCAGTATAAATATCGGTATGCGGAACGACTTCATTTTGCGTCCTCCTTCACAATGCATACAGTCTCTCCCCGTTCATCCACGCTTAAAAGAAACACCTGGTGGGGGGAGGAAACGCCGTTTTGGTCAAGCTGCTTTTGAAGCCACGCTTCGTCCCGGCCTGCCCGGCGCAGCTGGTCCGTCAGAAGGCGGCCATCGTTGATGATGACTGTGGGGAGAAACACATCGTCCTC from Vescimonas fastidiosa includes:
- a CDS encoding DUF4363 family protein, with amino-acid sequence MKSFRIPIFILLVTFLLSLYGGSSIRHYAQAWQAQLSLAESAVKRSDWGQAQDILADLNDQWQEKQNRLHMLAEHQELDEVETLLRRCSAFAALEDDAELPADMAELSARLAILGENQGLSLRNIL